A genome region from Phosphitispora fastidiosa includes the following:
- a CDS encoding divergent PAP2 family protein, with product METAFQETAKNTALLAAMISWLSAQALKFVIGLITDGEINLVRLVKSGGMPSSHAAFVTAVSVGVGKQHGFDSGVFALAAVMSLIVMYDAAGVRQAVGIQAQTLNDLLHDLYSRTAITPVKIREILGHTPVEVIAGALLGLMVALIL from the coding sequence GTGGAAACAGCATTTCAGGAAACAGCAAAAAATACGGCTTTATTAGCAGCAATGATTTCATGGCTGTCGGCCCAGGCTTTAAAATTTGTTATTGGACTTATAACAGACGGCGAAATAAATCTTGTCAGATTAGTGAAAAGCGGCGGCATGCCCAGCAGTCACGCAGCTTTTGTTACTGCTGTTTCTGTTGGTGTTGGCAAACAGCATGGTTTTGACTCCGGAGTGTTCGCTTTAGCTGCTGTTATGTCCCTTATTGTGATGTATGATGCCGCAGGTGTAAGGCAGGCTGTAGGCATTCAGGCACAAACTCTAAATGACCTGCTGCACGATTTGTACAGCAGAACCGCCATTACTCCGGTAAAGATTAGGGAAATACTCGGGCATACTCCTGTTGAGGTTATTGCAGGCGCTTTACTGGGATTGATGGTTGCCCTGATTCTTTAA